The Arachis hypogaea cultivar Tifrunner chromosome 14, arahy.Tifrunner.gnm2.J5K5, whole genome shotgun sequence genome has a segment encoding these proteins:
- the LOC140178517 gene encoding uncharacterized mitochondrial protein AtMg00810-like, whose protein sequence is MHTDDNQILLIPQKYATDLSTKTNMLTANTVPTSMISSIKLSKDNSDLYDDPKQYRFIVGALQYLTLTRLDITFAVSKMQIGVLMYVDDRRSMTGYCVYFGRNLIAWKCNKQQAVSRSSTEAEFRALVAVQSKLVWTQNLPLQENH, encoded by the exons ATGCATACAGATGATAATCAGATTCTATTGATACCACAGAAGTATGCTACTGACTTATCAACTAAAACTAACATGCTAACTGCTAACACAGTCCCTACTTCTATGATTTCATCAATCAAATTAAGTAAAGATAACTCTGACCTTTATGATGATCCTAAGCAGTACAGGTTTATTGTTGGAGCATTGCAATATTTAACCTTAACAAGACTAGACATTACATTTGCTGTGAGCAAA ATGCAGATTGGAGTGCTGATGTATGTTGATGATAGAAGATCGATGACAGGCTACTGTGTGTACTTTGGAAGGAATCTAATTGCCTGGAAATGCAATAAACAACAAGCTGTTAGCAGGTCCAGTACAGAGGCAGAGTTTCGCGCTTTGGTAGCTGTGCAATCTAAACTTGTATGGACTCAGAATCTGCCCCTACAAGAAAACCATTGA